The DNA segment TCATCGTCGGCCGCAGTCCGGATCCGCTCCAGCAGTCGGTAAAGGAGAAGATCGCCCTGTTCTGTGACATCCCGACCGAGGCCGTCTTCTCGAACCCCGACGTCGAGGACGTCTACCACGTCCCCCTCGTCGTCGAGGAGGAGGGACTCGACCAGTACGTCCTCGAGCGACTCGACATCGCGGACGAAGCGCTCCCGCAGGGCGAGCGAGCGAACGAGTGGCGCGACATCGTCACCACGGAGAAGACGGGCACGGTCGACATCGCCCTGGTCGGCAAGTACGACCTCGAGGACGCCTACATGTCGATCCACGAGTCGCTGAAACACGCCGGCTTCGAACTCGGCGTCGACATCGAGACCCACTGGGTCGACGCCGACGAGATGGCCGACAAACACCGCGACCGACTGCGCGAGGCCGACGGCGTCATCGTCCCCGGCGGCTTCGGCATGCGCGGCACCGAGGGCAAGATCGAGGCCGTCAGGTACGCTCGCGAGAACGACGTCCCGTTCCTCGGCCTCTGCCTTGGCTTCCAAATGGCCGTCGTCGAGTACGCGCGCACCGTCCTGGGCTACGAGGACGCCCACTCCGCGGAGATGAACGAAGACACGCCACACCCGGTCATCGACATCCTGCCCGAGCAGTACGAGGTCGAGAACATGGGCGGGACGATGCGCCTGGGCGAGCACACGACGGTTATCGAACCCGAGACCCTCGCCTACGACCTCTACGGCGACACCTCCTGCTCCGAACGCCACCGTCATCGCTACGAGGTCAACCCCGAGTACTTCGACGACTTCGCGGACGAGCCCATGATCTTCTCGGGCACCGCCGGCAACCGGATGGAGATCCTGGAACTCGACGATCACCCGTTCTTCTTCGGGACGCAGTTCCATCCCGAGTACAGTTCGCGACCGGACGATCCGAGTCCGCCGTTCGTCGGCCTCGTCGAGGCCATCCTCGAGGAAACCGACGTCGACGACCGGACGGCCGGTTCGACGGACGACGAGACAGACGATCGAGACGACGCTCCCGACACGGAGGTGACCGCCTGATGGTGGACGTCGACTCCTTCGTTCCGGAGGCGATCGACGAGATCGAAGACGAGATCGGCGACGCGAACGCCGTCATCGCGCTGTCAGGCGGCGTGGACTCCTCGGTCGCCGCCGCGCTCGCCTACGAGGCCGTCGGCGAGCAACTCACGCCCGTCTACGTCGACACCGGACTGATGCGCAAGGGCGAGACCGACCAGATCCGCGAGACCTTCGACTACATGGAGTCCCTTCGGATCGTCGACGCCAAAGATCGGTTCCTCGACGCGCTCTCCGGCGTCACCGACCCGGAAGCGAAGCGCCACGTCATCGGCGAGGGGTTCATCCGCGAGTTCGAGCGCGAGGCGAAATCGGCCGACGCGGACTACCTCGTCCAGGGGACGATCTACCCCGACCGCATCGAGAGCGAGGGCGGGATCAAGTCCCACCACAACGTCGGCGGCCTCCCGGACGTGGTCGACTTCGATGGCATCGTCGAACCGGTACGCGACCTCTACAAGGACGAGGTGCGCGAGGTGGCTCGCCACCTCGATCTCGACGAACTCGTCGCCGAGCGGATGCCGTTCCCCGGGCCCGGACTCGCCGTCCGGGTGATCGGCGAGGTCACCGAGGAGAAACTCGACGTGGCCCGCGAGGCCTGTCACGTCGTCGAGGACGAACTCGAGGAGTACGACCCCTGGCAGGCCCTGGCCGCCGTCATCGGCAAGGCAACGGGCGTGAAGGGAGACAACCGCGTCCACGGCTGGGTCGTCTCGGTTCGGTCGGTCGAGTCTCGCGACGGCATGACCGCCCGCGCTCAGGAGATCGACTGGGAGACCCTCCAGCGCATCCAGTCGCGAATCACCGGCGCGAACGAGAACGTCGCCCGCGTCGTCTACGACGTCACCCACAAACCGCCGGCGACGATCGAGTACGAATAACTGCCCGAGCCCGTCGAACCGGACGCCGAATTCTGCTGCGTGGCTGCTCCTAGATCGGTACGAGTTGCCAGAACGAGCACGACAGAACACCCAGTGGGAGTGCCAGAAACACGATCACGACTCGCCAGTCGAAAGTGGTCGCGAGATGTCGACCCAGTCCACCCGCAGCGATCGCCGTCACGAACGAAGAGAGAGCGGTCGACGACGGGTCCAGCGTCTCACCACCGCCGATGAATATGCCACCCTCTAATTCGAGCGTCGCCGCCGCGAGCAGTGCGGTCGCCGAGTATCCGGCCCCGAGCGCGACGGTGGCGAGAACGGGACGGGAGCGACCACCGGGTCCGATCACGGCGTGGACGGCACCGCCGACGAGACACACGAACGAAACCGCCGAGATCGAAACCAACGCGCGAGGGACGCGAGGCACGCTCGGTCGGGACGCGACCAGGTGAGCGTCGCCGCCTACCGGCTGGACGAACGGGTGCAGGTAGCCGTAGCCGATCACCGCGTTGGACGCGGGAACCGATGTCCGAGCGAGAGACACCACTGTGTACGTGAGACCGGCGCCCAGAAAGAAGATGGCCACGCCACAGAGCGCTGCAGTCGCGACGAGCCACCGGTTGGTACCGACTCGCTCAGCGAGCATACGCCACATCGTGGTACCGTACTAGTATACCTTCCGACCGCCTCTACCGACGGTCGCTCGATCCAGGACGGGACCGAAACGTAGCGCACAAACCCCCGGGGCGCATCGGGGCGGACATGAACGCAGTCATCGCCGGTCCGGACGAAGACGACCTCGCGGGTGCCCTCGAAACCGAAGGGTTCGACGTGACCCGAATCGACGACGTTCCGACGCGACCGGCACTCGAGACGGCCGGGATTACGGACGCCGAGCTGTTCGTCCTGACCGACAGCACTCACGCGACTGCAGTCCCGATCGCGCGTGACATCGCCGACGACCTCGAGATCGTCTACTACACCACCGACTCACTCCCGGAGTTCGTCAGCGGCCAGCTCGACTTCGCCGTGGATCCGCGGCTCGTGTCGGCGACCGTCGTCGCAGAGGAACTCGCGAACGGACTCGAGTGAGCGGTCGAACCGGTCCCTGTCACCGGCGAAACCGTTTCGTAGAAAGACGACCCTCGGCCCAGTGAGACGCACGATTTAGCCGAATTAAACGCGGTTCAATCCTGGTTGAGTATCTGGAATCGAGCTGGACGGTCGTCGGGGTTGAAGGACGGTCCTCCCCTCTAAAGAATCGGAGGCAGCGGGGTACGACACCGACACCACAGAACCGTTCCCGTGGCTTCCAGCATCCACCACCACAGCACCATTCAGCAGTGCCACGTTGGCCGAGCCGGGCTAGCACCTCCCGGACTCGTCCGATCTTTATCGCACGATCAGTACGCACACGTCTCTCCATCGACGCAGAGCGCCCCGGTACGGATACCGAGATAGCAGACGAACCGTCGCGACCACAGACCGGGCGCCGACATCCCTTACGATTTTCGACGCGAGAGAACGGGCATCGCCTCGACGCGTTCGTCGGAGAGTCGTTCCCAGTCGAGCCCGGTCGGGCGCGAGACGGCTGCCGGTCGGACGACACGTTCGGCGGTGACGATCACGGAGAGTCCGACGTCGTGATCGTCCGACGAAAGCCCGTCGACGACCTGTCGTTCGTGGACCGTGGTCGCGACGGGCGTCGTTTCGTCGACGAGTCCGTCTTCCGCCAGGATCGCGTATTCGAGGTCGCTGTAACCCGCTCCCTTGCCGGCCCGGTTGCCGGACTCGTCGACGGCGACGCTACCCGAGACGATCAGATCCAGTTCGGGCAGCTCGTCGACCGTGACCGGAGTGCCGTACTCGGCGATCCCTGAGACGGTCGTCGCGGCGTCGTAATCGTCGATTTCCGTCGGGTCGAGCGCGAGAAACGGTTCGTCCGCCCGGAGCCGGGGAGC comes from the Halovivax cerinus genome and includes:
- the pyrG gene encoding glutamine hydrolyzing CTP synthase — translated: MPTESETEYDPTLGRKFIFVTGGVMSGLGKGITAASTGRLLKNAGFDVTAVKIDPYLNVDAGTMNPFQHGEVYVLEDGGEVDLDLGNYERFLGTQMTSDHNVTTGKTYQHVIEKERAGDYLGKTVQIIPHITNDIKRRIREAAEGTDVCLVEVGGTVGDIEGMPYLEALRQFAHEEPEENVLFTHVTLVPYSKNGEQKTKPTQHSVKEVRSIGLQPDIIVGRSPDPLQQSVKEKIALFCDIPTEAVFSNPDVEDVYHVPLVVEEEGLDQYVLERLDIADEALPQGERANEWRDIVTTEKTGTVDIALVGKYDLEDAYMSIHESLKHAGFELGVDIETHWVDADEMADKHRDRLREADGVIVPGGFGMRGTEGKIEAVRYARENDVPFLGLCLGFQMAVVEYARTVLGYEDAHSAEMNEDTPHPVIDILPEQYEVENMGGTMRLGEHTTVIEPETLAYDLYGDTSCSERHRHRYEVNPEYFDDFADEPMIFSGTAGNRMEILELDDHPFFFGTQFHPEYSSRPDDPSPPFVGLVEAILEETDVDDRTAGSTDDETDDRDDAPDTEVTA
- the guaA gene encoding glutamine-hydrolyzing GMP synthase, producing the protein MVDVDSFVPEAIDEIEDEIGDANAVIALSGGVDSSVAAALAYEAVGEQLTPVYVDTGLMRKGETDQIRETFDYMESLRIVDAKDRFLDALSGVTDPEAKRHVIGEGFIREFEREAKSADADYLVQGTIYPDRIESEGGIKSHHNVGGLPDVVDFDGIVEPVRDLYKDEVREVARHLDLDELVAERMPFPGPGLAVRVIGEVTEEKLDVAREACHVVEDELEEYDPWQALAAVIGKATGVKGDNRVHGWVVSVRSVESRDGMTARAQEIDWETLQRIQSRITGANENVARVVYDVTHKPPATIEYE
- a CDS encoding DUF7126 family protein, producing MNAVIAGPDEDDLAGALETEGFDVTRIDDVPTRPALETAGITDAELFVLTDSTHATAVPIARDIADDLEIVYYTTDSLPEFVSGQLDFAVDPRLVSATVVAEELANGLE
- a CDS encoding 5-formyltetrahydrofolate cyclo-ligase; translation: MPADSTDDAADGDVALPKEIARERVWDDLEESGVARFPFPPHGRIPNVAGASDAAARLATQPEWQDAETVKANPDAPQLPVRRRALRDGKRLYVAAPRLRADEPFLALDPTEIDDYDAATTVSGIAEYGTPVTVDELPELDLIVSGSVAVDESGNRAGKGAGYSDLEYAILAEDGLVDETTPVATTVHERQVVDGLSSDDHDVGLSVIVTAERVVRPAAVSRPTGLDWERLSDERVEAMPVLSRRKS